Proteins from a genomic interval of Quercus robur chromosome 9, dhQueRobu3.1, whole genome shotgun sequence:
- the LOC126700963 gene encoding uncharacterized protein LOC126700963, translating into MAMFWVQVHDILIHFMCTEVVEMICENIREVVQSIGAKTEEGSSFIRVRVKINISLPLCRGNVITLESGEKSWVSFKYERLPNFCIWCGKLVHGDRDCPLWIKSKGTLIKVEQREFNVLLKAPPYRPSNQEVIFVPGFYDKSGPKDKDMPRTGRWHSDTVVGDIGRVATVEDDSIMESEEFGDGFNDGINVGEVTNSKTGEEINLAAGIVEEVIQSNQDSLPIPKINDLKHDSRELTSANSALTDSISRERGLEKFKEIPRACPNELCKRCVEELDSELKKFDKHVVGGARVVSKNSTIPHPKELIEFE; encoded by the coding sequence ATGGCAATGTTTTGGGTTCAAGTTCACGACATCCTTATTCATTTTATGTGTACTGAAGTGGTTGAAATGATTTGTGAGAATATTAGGGAGGTTGTTCAATCAATTGGAGCTAAAACTGAGGAAGGGAGTAGCTTCATAAGGGTAAGAGTTAAGATTAATATCTCTCTACCTTTGTGTAGGGGAAATGTGATTACTCTTGAGAGCGGGGAGAAATCTTGGGTGTCGTTTAAGTATGAGCGTCTGCCAAATTTCTGCATTTGGTGTGGTAAGCTGGTTCATGGTGATAGGGACTGCCCATTGTGGATTAAGAGCAAAGGCACACTTATAAAGGTAGAACAAAGGGAATTCAACGTATTGTTAAAAGCACCACCATATAGACCATCAAATCAAGAGGTGATTTTTGTTCCAGGTTTCTATGATAAGTCCGGGCCAAAAGATAAGGACATGCCAAGAACAGGGAGGTGGCATAGTGATACGGTGGTCGGAGATATTGGTAGGGTAGCAACCGTGGAAGACGACTCAATAATGGAATCCGAGGAGTTTGGGGACGGGTTTAATGATGGTATCAATGTGGGGGAGGTTACAAATTCAAAAACGGGTGAGGAAATCAATTTGGCAGCAGGTATTGTGGAGGAAGTTATTCAGAGTAATCAAGACTCTCTCCccattccaaaaataaatgatttgAAGCATGATTCAAGGGAATTAACATCAGCCAACAGTGCACTAACAGACTCAATTTCACGTGAAAGAGGGTTGGAGAAATTTAAGGAAATACCACGTGCTTGTCCTAATGAACTCTGCAAACGGTGTGTTGAAGAACTTGATTCTGAATTAAAAAAGTTTGATAAGCATGTGGTTGGAGGTGCACGGGTTGTCTCAAAAAATTCTACGATTCCACACCCGAAGGAGTTGATAGAGTTTGAGTAA